Below is a genomic region from Sediminitomix flava.
AAATATTTACAAATTCAATTTTTCGTCATATTTGAAAAAATACTCTTCACCAAGTGAAGCAAGAATGAAGCCCGCATTCTGCATTTCACAATGAGTTGAAATTAGTTGACTGGCTTTTTCAATATTCACATTGTCCAAATTACTGAAGGGTTCATCTAAGAGTAAAAGTTGGAAAGGTTGGCACAAACTTCTGATGATGGCTATGCGTTGTTTTTGTCCGAGTGAAAGTGTCTCTGTGTTTTTATAAAGTAAGTGTTCCACTTCTAATTGTTTCGCCATTTCTACAATCTGAGATTCCTCTAAGAAATGCGTCAATTGATTTTTGAGTTGAATATTTTCAAGGGCAGTTAGGTTTGGAAATAGGGACAATGTTTGTGAAACAAAAGAAATATGTTCCCTTCTAAGTTGTGCCCAATCTTTTGGTGTAAAATCAGATAGAAGCTTTTCATTGAGAATGGCTTCGCCAGAGTAATCTGTGCGAGTACCGTTGAGAATAGAAAGAAAAGTTGTTTTTCCTTTTCCAGAATGTGCACTGACCAAGTAACGTTTAGAGCTATCTATTTGTAGTTCTTCAGTATCCCAAATTTCAGAATTCGAAAGGTTTTGCTCAGCTAAAGGGGATGGAATAAGGTTTTTAATTTTAAAAGCTAGCTTCATATTTTCAGCCGATTAGAAAAAATAAAAGCAAGCGTAAATGAACTACACTTGCTTTTATTAATGAAATTATATTTTCAATTACAGGATAAGTTGTTCACTGTAAACTTTATCTAAATGTTTCAGAAGGAAGTGAAGGCTATTTTCTCCTTCAGAATGTAGACTAACTTTTACTTTTTGATCTTCTCCATCTTTATACATAATCATCTTATCAAACACACTTGTGTGTGCTTCATAGTTTGGAATGTAATTACTGAAGTTTTTAGTAAGGTTATCTTTTAATGAAGCAGGGTAATTATTCACGTTCAGGTCAAGATAAATCGTGAAAGGAGAACTGCTAAAGTATGAACCATAAGCACCATCTAAGATACTTTTTTCCAATCCTTCATTATCCACTGTATTCATTGCTTCTCTATCGTTAGAGAAAGATGCAATTCCTTTATGCATACCGAGGTAGAAGTTCCAGCTCAAGAAATTCCATTCGTAGTAATTTCCAGATTTTGATCTTCTCAAATAAGGAATCTTTTTCAGGAAATTGTTGAATAGCTTCAAGTCATTCATCGACGTTTCTGCTAGGAACTTTGGTTGATAAGAAATCTTGTTGTGTCTGCCTATCAACTTTTGTTCTCCCGTTACTGCAATAGTCAATTCACCACCCAAAGCTTCCAAAAATTCATCGGTTGAAACTTTTGCTTTATAACCTAACCAAAAACGTTCGAAGAAATCAATCTGAGCAGCTTTTACAGAATCAACTTGAGAAACAGATTCTTTAAGGTGATTGTAATATGGTTTAGGTTCTACAGCAGTATTTACTACAAATAAAGCATCTTCAGGTACATTTTGTAGAGCTTTTGTATTACTAGTCTTTTTGAAGTAGCTTCCTAATACCGCTTCCTTATCCTCTTCAGATAGAAGAATAGCGATGTCGGTGTTGATCTGATCTTTTTCGAAGTTGACGTTAAAGTGAATATTATTATCAT
It encodes:
- a CDS encoding ATP-binding cassette domain-containing protein; amino-acid sequence: MKLAFKIKNLIPSPLAEQNLSNSEIWDTEELQIDSSKRYLVSAHSGKGKTTFLSILNGTRTDYSGEAILNEKLLSDFTPKDWAQLRREHISFVSQTLSLFPNLTALENIQLKNQLTHFLEESQIVEMAKQLEVEHLLYKNTETLSLGQKQRIAIIRSLCQPFQLLLLDEPFSNLDNVNIEKASQLISTHCEMQNAGFILASLGEEYFFKYDEKLNL
- a CDS encoding DUF4836 family protein; its protein translation is MLKVIPKDALFVVSMNTPSLIQKSEIYDSDQYQIANFFVQEFGQHPLGNTLESPQDIGINVFENLYAYGIKNTITGTPFLCFTAELDKTAFLEEKVATFLQHSYSEKVNDWDVIYNGQWGIAWNDAQVLVVRSEHPTISIDIKHTLEQLTSLEDTESHYNSEDFITKLNEKADLGIWLNINQAKSLPLLSEYSYLIPKLRQDDNNIHFNVNFEKDQINTDIAILLSEEDKEAVLGSYFKKTSNTKALQNVPEDALFVVNTAVEPKPYYNHLKESVSQVDSVKAAQIDFFERFWLGYKAKVSTDEFLEALGGELTIAVTGEQKLIGRHNKISYQPKFLAETSMNDLKLFNNFLKKIPYLRRSKSGNYYEWNFLSWNFYLGMHKGIASFSNDREAMNTVDNEGLEKSILDGAYGSYFSSSPFTIYLDLNVNNYPASLKDNLTKNFSNYIPNYEAHTSVFDKMIMYKDGEDQKVKVSLHSEGENSLHFLLKHLDKVYSEQLIL